One Magnetococcales bacterium genomic window, TCGCTTTGGAAACCAGCGGCCTGTACTTCTACGTCAAATCCCTTGCCGGGGAGGTCCACTGCGGGGCGTTGCAAAACACCAAACCCGATCATGTCGCCCCAAATACCTGTTCCGAACTGGACAGGGGATGGCTGCTGGTGACAGGCCGGTGAGTCACCGCCTTTTCGAGAGGCTCAGCGTCCCGCCAGACGCAGCACGGCGAAGAGGATTCCACTCATCACACCCAGCGTCAAACCCACCATCCACTTGATCAACTCGGCCTTGGTGGTGTCGATTTGCCCCTTCAATTCCGCTTTGGCGGTTTCGATCTTGGCGTTCAGTTCGGCTCGGGTGGTCTCGATCTTGGTGTCGAGTTCCTTGATGTCCCGTTTCAATTCCGCCCGCGTGGCCTCGATGTCCCGTTTCAGTTCCGCCTTGGTGGCCTCGATGTCCCGTTTCAGTTCGGCCTTGGTGGCCTCGATGTCCCGTTTCAGTTCCGCTCGGGTCGCTTCGATCCGGGCATCGAGTTCCTTGATATCCCGCTTCAGTTCGGCTTCCACCCGGACCAGATCGTCGCGGGTGGCGAAGCGTTCCGCCATGGCTTCCGCCAGCAGTTCGGCCTGAATCTCCGCCTGGGGTTCGGGTACTCCCGCCTCTCGAAGTCGTTTGACGTATTTCAGGGTGTCGAAGACAACGGTGGAACTCATGGCTTCCCTCCGGGCGTGGTTGAGCTGCTTCCCAGGATAGCCTTTTTCCAAGAGCGAAATCCACTGCGAATGGAGAACCCGGCGCGTTTTGCCGCGCCGGGGATTTCCCGGCGGAGTCCGTTCAGACGAAGGGGGTGAACGCCTGGCGGAGGGGAGGGATCAACTCGGCAGTCTGGGCTGCACCGTCTGGGCCAGCAAGCGCCGCATGCGCTTGCGAAAGGCCTTTTCGCCACCGGCCAGATACATCTCCCGCAAATTGACGAAGACCACATTGCCGTGACAATCCACCACCGCCGCGCCCAGGCGACTGCGTCGCACCCGGTTGTCGTTGTCGATGATGCGCACGCCGGGAACCTCGGAGGCCAGTTCGTCGTCGATCTGGGTGAACATGTGGGGCCGATGGCCGTGAATCACGGTGTCGATATGCAACTGGGTCAGCAGCCGCCCGATCTTGTCGCCCCGGGTTTCGCCATCGATGCAGCGCTGCACGTAATAATCCCGCACCTGGCGGATATCCCCCAGCAGCTCCAGGCCCGCCGCATCGCGATACAAGGCGTAACGCCCTTCGT contains:
- a CDS encoding DUF1640 domain-containing protein, translating into MSSTVVFDTLKYVKRLREAGVPEPQAEIQAELLAEAMAERFATRDDLVRVEAELKRDIKELDARIEATRAELKRDIEATKAELKRDIEATKAELKRDIEATRAELKRDIKELDTKIETTRAELNAKIETAKAELKGQIDTTKAELIKWMVGLTLGVMSGILFAVLRLAGR